From the Sulfurimonas sp. C5 genome, one window contains:
- the rimI gene encoding ribosomal protein S18-alanine N-acetyltransferase: MILRYAQSNDAKELFLLENRLFKEENYPLSLASFRYHIRHNFLYVAEVEEKIVGYVLVLIKRKTAKLYSIGIDEEFRGKGISTKLIIAALDKVAMLGFEKIVLEVRIDNKSALALYKKFGFQTIKQEVHFYRDGCDAYIMSLDLNL; the protein is encoded by the coding sequence ATGATTCTCAGATATGCGCAAAGTAACGATGCAAAAGAGTTGTTTCTTTTAGAAAACAGGCTCTTTAAAGAGGAAAACTATCCTCTTTCGCTAGCATCTTTTAGATATCATATAAGACATAATTTTCTATATGTCGCAGAGGTAGAAGAAAAAATAGTCGGATATGTTTTGGTACTTATCAAACGAAAAACTGCAAAACTTTATTCCATTGGGATTGATGAAGAATTTAGAGGAAAGGGTATCTCTACAAAACTTATCATAGCAGCTTTGGATAAAGTTGCTATGTTGGGATTTGAAAAAATAGTTTTAGAGGTGCGTATAGATAACAAGAGTGCTTTAGCACTCTATAAAAAATTTGGATTTCAAACGATAAAACAAGAGGTTCACTTTTACCGTGACGGGTGTGATGCTTACATTATGTCTTTAGATTTAAATCTTTGA
- a CDS encoding phosphatidylglycerol lysyltransferase domain-containing protein, with product MANLTVKKQVLKPFTLKAKKIMEKYLAKVEVDISDYTFAANYIWLANSSGFYAVINKCFCLFVMTGGELTMLLPPLGKKKNTTKAIIKCFGIMNANNSSPYYARIDYVQSSMLEEFIKDTDEGESIFEMLEHYLVEKKLVDYVYNVESLIKLNGNNYHTKRTEINKFVKSYPEHMIETLDTTKHKEGILNLFNKWVSDRVKYMPKEEAEVFLEGIHQERHAIKQMLKHYEQLGLIGLVIYIDDEIKGFTVGEQINADTATVIIEKTDFEILGCAQYIFREFSKNLQEHFGINYINVGDDMGFENLRKVKMSYRPYRLVPKYTIYQK from the coding sequence TTGGCAAATCTTACAGTCAAAAAACAAGTTTTAAAACCTTTCACTCTCAAAGCAAAAAAGATAATGGAAAAGTATCTTGCAAAAGTTGAAGTGGATATCAGCGATTATACATTTGCGGCAAATTATATTTGGCTTGCTAACAGCAGCGGTTTTTATGCAGTTATCAATAAATGTTTTTGTCTTTTCGTAATGACGGGTGGGGAACTGACTATGCTACTTCCACCTTTAGGAAAGAAAAAAAATACGACAAAAGCAATCATAAAATGTTTTGGTATTATGAATGCAAATAACAGTTCTCCATATTATGCCCGTATAGATTATGTACAGTCTTCAATGTTAGAAGAGTTTATTAAAGATACTGATGAGGGGGAGAGTATTTTTGAAATGCTCGAACACTATCTGGTAGAGAAGAAACTTGTAGATTATGTTTATAATGTAGAAAGTCTGATCAAATTAAACGGGAATAACTATCATACGAAAAGAACAGAGATCAATAAGTTTGTAAAGTCGTATCCGGAACACATGATAGAGACACTTGATACGACAAAACACAAAGAGGGGATACTCAATTTATTTAACAAATGGGTCTCTGACAGGGTGAAGTATATGCCAAAAGAGGAAGCAGAAGTTTTCTTAGAAGGGATACATCAAGAGAGACACGCAATCAAACAGATGTTGAAACATTACGAGCAATTAGGATTGATAGGGCTGGTTATCTATATAGATGATGAGATCAAAGGTTTTACTGTCGGTGAGCAAATTAATGCAGATACGGCAACGGTCATCATTGAAAAAACAGATTTTGAAATACTTGGATGCGCTCAATACATCTTTAGAGAGTTTTCAAAGAACTTGCAAGAGCATTTCGGAATTAATTATATCAACGTAGGTGATGATATGGGCTTTGAAAATCTTCGTAAAGTTAAAATGTCGTACAGACCTTATAGACTTGTACCGAAATATACAATTTATCAAAAATGA
- a CDS encoding response regulator transcription factor, translated as MSANIVIVEDEEDLLELLEYTLQKEGYETIGFLNTKTVAQILEEEEIDLMIMDRNLPGVEGSEFVSELREDGIDVPVIFLSAKDKEEHIEEGFVRGGDDYITKPFNMKELILRVKSILKRTSKKVAEGKLSYRDMVLDRSTRELKVDGKPVEVTKLEFDLLCEFITNKNSVLDRDYLLENVWQDSQNYQYKTVNVAINRLKEKIDPDKTKDYIQTVRGVGYKLC; from the coding sequence ATGTCTGCAAATATTGTTATCGTTGAAGATGAAGAAGATTTACTCGAACTCTTGGAATATACACTTCAAAAAGAGGGGTATGAGACAATAGGGTTTTTAAACACAAAAACCGTAGCACAGATACTTGAAGAGGAGGAGATCGATCTTATGATCATGGATCGTAACCTTCCAGGCGTAGAGGGGAGTGAGTTTGTCTCAGAACTTCGTGAAGACGGTATAGATGTCCCGGTTATTTTTCTTAGTGCAAAAGACAAAGAGGAGCATATCGAAGAGGGATTTGTCCGCGGTGGCGATGACTACATTACAAAACCTTTTAACATGAAAGAGCTGATTCTCCGTGTAAAATCTATCTTAAAAAGAACTTCTAAAAAAGTAGCCGAAGGGAAACTCTCTTACAGAGACATGGTACTTGACAGAAGTACAAGAGAGTTAAAAGTTGATGGAAAACCGGTTGAGGTGACAAAACTCGAATTCGATCTTCTCTGTGAATTTATTACAAATAAAAACAGTGTACTTGATCGTGATTATCTCCTTGAAAATGTATGGCAGGATTCTCAAAACTATCAGTATAAAACCGTAAACGTAGCGATTAACAGACTCAAAGAAAAAATTGATCCTGATAAAACAAAAGACTACATTCAAACGGTCAGAGGTGTTGGTTACAAGTTATGTTAA
- a CDS encoding TIGR00282 family metallophosphoesterase, which translates to MKIAFIGDIIGRPGREMIQKHLPQIKEEYGVDFVIANYENASHGFGLTTKNYSELLSFGVNVMTGGNHTWDKKDILPLLEEETMLRPDNYPEDVIGTGCRIYEVGNEKLAVLNIMGHYGMPYVDNAFRCAQKRVEELHNAGVKNIFVDFHAEATSEKRAMMMLLQGKVSGIIGTHTHVGSDDLQIANNTAYLTDMGLTGCRDNVIGMDPKQPLKQFLTGLKGHFDIPKKCKKILQIAIMELDEGKCLSACKLKVFDDGRVLKTDAWIEE; encoded by the coding sequence ATGAAAATAGCATTTATCGGAGATATTATAGGACGTCCCGGACGTGAAATGATCCAAAAACATCTGCCTCAGATCAAAGAGGAATATGGTGTGGATTTTGTGATCGCAAACTATGAAAACGCATCTCACGGTTTTGGACTGACTACAAAAAACTACTCTGAACTTCTCTCCTTTGGTGTAAATGTGATGACGGGTGGAAATCATACTTGGGACAAAAAAGACATTCTTCCACTTTTAGAAGAGGAAACTATGCTTCGTCCCGATAACTATCCTGAGGATGTTATAGGAACTGGGTGCAGGATATATGAAGTTGGCAATGAAAAACTGGCAGTACTCAATATCATGGGACATTACGGGATGCCGTATGTGGACAATGCATTTCGCTGTGCACAAAAGAGAGTAGAAGAGTTACATAACGCAGGTGTAAAAAACATCTTTGTAGATTTTCATGCGGAAGCTACAAGTGAAAAGCGTGCCATGATGATGTTGCTTCAAGGAAAAGTAAGTGGTATAATTGGCACACATACACATGTCGGCAGTGATGATCTGCAAATTGCAAACAACACGGCATATCTTACAGACATGGGTCTGACGGGTTGCCGTGACAATGTTATAGGAATGGATCCGAAACAACCCCTAAAGCAGTTTTTAACAGGATTAAAAGGGCATTTCGATATACCGAAAAAGTGTAAGAAGATTTTACAGATTGCCATTATGGAGCTGGATGAGGGAAAATGTCTCTCAGCCTGCAAACTCAAAGTGTTTGATGACGGCCGTGTACTTAAAACAGATGCGTGGATCGAAGAATAA
- a CDS encoding DEAD/DEAH box helicase, which translates to MTQLYNYFKTSKDDLEVLICEDLKEAHELESVARFFNKEVIVFPDFRAARGDDLRSYKEELQELLYKLKNYYTAVKKPLVLAPLKSLLFPLPKKEYLDSQKLEFGSEIDLSAFKEKMLYWGYTFVDMVQVEGEISHRGDILDIFVPGSTQPVRISLFDVEIEQIKTFDLETQRTTGEELDSIEINCAFFALDEEGFNTLNNKIENSEYDALSRDIASLGLWHLDELAENFLEGKNVKLSRNLDDLLKDAYGINNPIISRECFNLDILEENDDIKELVVADVAQLLKVHQDKKITIIAANKATIKQAGIYDTAKLNIVEAPYILNIITPNEVVISLNKPDKKRRRRKSSILLDDLKAGDYVVHEEYGVGIFEKIEQAEILGGVKDFIVIKYVGDDKILLPVENLDYIDRYIASGGGVPVLDRLGKGSFGKLKEKVRKRLLEIAGQIVNIAAARALIKSPKISVEQKELKEFQALSGFEYTDDQTQAVAEIISQMSSGKIMDRLLSGDVGFGKTEVALNTIFAAWKSGYQSAFIVPTTLLSAQHFRSLDERFKEMKIRYAKLDRFVSTKDKNNIIKALASGELDCVVGTHALFGLDFKNLGVVIVDEEHKFGVKQKEKIKELYHNVHMLSMSATPIPRSLNQALSSIKTMSQLLTPPSERQGVRTFVKEYDEKLIKEVILRELRRGGQVFYVHNSIDHMPIKMGEMKAILPDLRILMLHSKVSASETEKELLKFEAGEYDMMIATSIIESGIHMPRVNTIIIDGADRFGIADLHQLRGRVGRGHIEGFAYFIVENKENLTDEAKKRLLALESNSFLGSGSVLAHHDLEIRGGGNLVGDAQSGHIKNIGYSLYLRMLEDAIKELSNTVEDKKSKVDIKLTISAYLSDEIIKEDRLRLDVYRRLSQCEEPVEVYEIEEELIDRFGELDVVTKQFIEMMVIKLLALEKKIKTIMNYGQNITFTYLNDSKEMIKSDSKDDDDIIKATLYYLRNNKPKVL; encoded by the coding sequence ATGACACAACTTTATAATTATTTTAAAACTTCGAAGGATGATCTAGAGGTTTTAATTTGTGAAGATCTCAAAGAAGCTCATGAATTAGAGAGCGTAGCGAGATTTTTTAACAAAGAAGTTATAGTTTTTCCGGACTTTAGAGCAGCGCGTGGCGATGACCTGCGCTCTTATAAAGAGGAATTACAAGAACTTCTGTACAAATTGAAAAACTATTACACAGCTGTAAAGAAGCCTTTAGTACTCGCTCCACTAAAAAGTCTGCTCTTCCCACTTCCAAAAAAAGAATATTTAGATTCACAGAAACTTGAGTTTGGTTCAGAGATTGATCTTAGTGCATTTAAAGAAAAGATGCTCTACTGGGGATACACGTTTGTAGATATGGTACAGGTTGAAGGTGAGATCTCTCATCGCGGTGATATCCTGGATATCTTTGTACCAGGTTCTACGCAACCTGTACGTATTTCTCTTTTTGACGTAGAGATTGAACAGATTAAAACTTTTGATCTAGAGACGCAGAGAACTACGGGTGAAGAGTTAGACAGTATTGAGATAAACTGTGCCTTTTTCGCCCTTGATGAAGAGGGATTTAATACTCTCAACAATAAGATTGAAAATAGTGAATACGACGCACTCTCACGCGATATTGCCTCTCTTGGTTTATGGCATCTGGATGAACTGGCAGAAAACTTTTTAGAGGGTAAAAACGTAAAACTCTCACGTAATCTGGATGACCTGTTAAAAGATGCCTACGGTATTAACAATCCGATCATATCAAGAGAATGTTTCAACCTTGATATTTTAGAAGAAAACGATGATATCAAAGAGTTGGTAGTTGCCGATGTGGCACAACTTCTAAAAGTGCATCAAGATAAAAAGATCACAATCATTGCGGCAAACAAAGCGACGATCAAACAAGCAGGAATCTATGATACTGCAAAGCTTAATATTGTTGAAGCACCGTATATTTTAAACATTATCACTCCTAATGAAGTTGTAATATCTCTGAACAAGCCGGATAAAAAACGTCGTCGCCGTAAAAGCTCTATTTTACTCGATGATCTAAAAGCGGGTGATTATGTTGTTCACGAAGAATACGGTGTAGGTATATTTGAGAAGATTGAGCAAGCTGAAATTCTCGGAGGTGTAAAAGATTTTATCGTTATCAAATATGTGGGTGATGACAAGATCCTTTTACCTGTTGAAAACCTTGACTATATCGATCGTTATATTGCAAGCGGTGGTGGTGTACCTGTACTTGATCGTCTCGGAAAAGGAAGTTTCGGAAAATTAAAAGAGAAAGTTCGTAAACGTCTTTTAGAGATAGCGGGACAGATAGTAAACATTGCCGCAGCACGTGCACTTATTAAGTCTCCAAAAATCTCAGTAGAGCAAAAAGAGCTCAAAGAGTTTCAAGCATTAAGCGGTTTTGAATACACAGATGATCAGACACAGGCCGTTGCAGAGATAATTTCTCAAATGTCTTCTGGCAAGATTATGGACAGACTTCTTAGTGGTGATGTTGGTTTTGGAAAAACGGAAGTAGCGCTTAATACTATCTTTGCAGCTTGGAAATCGGGTTATCAGTCTGCTTTCATTGTACCTACTACATTACTCTCAGCTCAACACTTTAGAAGTCTGGATGAGCGTTTTAAAGAGATGAAGATCCGTTATGCAAAGCTTGACCGCTTCGTATCTACAAAAGATAAAAACAATATCATTAAAGCTTTGGCTTCGGGTGAGCTTGATTGTGTCGTTGGAACACATGCACTTTTTGGACTAGATTTTAAAAATCTGGGTGTCGTGATTGTAGATGAAGAACACAAATTCGGTGTGAAACAAAAAGAGAAGATTAAAGAGCTGTATCATAATGTTCATATGCTCTCTATGTCGGCAACACCGATTCCGAGATCTTTAAATCAGGCCCTGAGCTCAATTAAGACTATGAGCCAGCTTCTAACGCCTCCTAGTGAGCGTCAAGGTGTGCGTACATTTGTTAAAGAGTATGATGAAAAGCTGATCAAAGAGGTAATTTTACGTGAGCTTCGCCGTGGTGGACAGGTGTTTTATGTACATAATTCAATCGATCATATGCCTATTAAGATGGGGGAGATGAAAGCGATCTTACCTGATCTGCGTATATTAATGCTCCACTCAAAGGTATCAGCAAGCGAGACGGAAAAAGAACTGCTCAAGTTTGAAGCGGGTGAGTACGATATGATGATTGCAACTTCAATCATCGAGAGTGGTATCCATATGCCTCGCGTTAATACTATTATAATTGACGGAGCGGACCGTTTTGGTATTGCAGACCTGCACCAGTTGCGCGGTCGTGTTGGACGTGGACACATAGAAGGGTTTGCATACTTCATTGTAGAGAATAAAGAGAATCTGACGGATGAAGCAAAAAAACGTCTTTTAGCATTAGAGTCAAATTCGTTCTTGGGAAGCGGATCAGTGCTAGCACATCACGATTTAGAGATCAGAGGTGGCGGTAACTTAGTGGGTGATGCACAAAGCGGACATATTAAAAACATTGGTTACTCACTTTACCTGAGAATGTTAGAAGATGCGATCAAAGAGCTCAGCAACACTGTTGAAGATAAAAAATCAAAAGTAGATATTAAGCTGACGATTTCGGCATATCTCTCAGATGAGATTATTAAAGAAGATCGTCTTCGTCTAGATGTATACAGACGTCTGTCTCAATGTGAAGAGCCCGTTGAAGTATATGAGATCGAAGAGGAGCTCATTGACAGGTTCGGTGAGCTTGATGTTGTGACAAAACAGTTTATAGAGATGATGGTTATTAAACTTTTAGCTTTAGAGAAAAAGATAAAAACAATTATGAACTATGGGCAAAACATTACGTTTACCTATTTGAATGACTCTAAAGAGATGATTAAATCAGATTCAAAAGATGATGATGATATCATCAAAGCAACGCTTTATTATTTACGAAACAATAAACCAAAGGTATTATAG
- a CDS encoding polymer-forming cytoskeletal protein — protein sequence MAIFNNSDIENNVSTDSNTTIITTGAKIKGELELSCNLYIDGVLEGNIHSTKEVNVGKNGHIKGAIHTERLIVQGFVEGTIDADRVEIKAAGRVTGEIKSGELVIEAKGIFEGNSIIKNDTTL from the coding sequence ATGGCAATCTTTAATAACAGCGACATCGAGAATAACGTATCAACCGATTCTAACACAACAATTATCACAACTGGAGCAAAGATAAAAGGGGAGTTAGAACTCTCTTGCAATCTTTACATTGATGGTGTTTTAGAAGGAAATATTCACTCTACAAAAGAGGTGAATGTCGGTAAAAACGGACATATTAAAGGTGCTATCCATACTGAAAGACTTATTGTTCAAGGTTTTGTAGAAGGAACAATTGACGCAGACAGAGTAGAAATTAAAGCTGCGGGTCGTGTAACGGGTGAAATTAAATCAGGTGAACTTGTTATTGAAGCCAAAGGGATTTTTGAAGGAAATTCGATCATAAAAAATGACACAACTTTATAA
- a CDS encoding M23 family metallopeptidase, whose translation MDRHFTVTIHDENGVRQFNLHKFVKKALYYAAIFLLTLAMIAVGTILYLNDSVDRMQLKKDNIETAYNDLQTQNSNLMESMQKTQVSLVAKKEELEELSDSLAEIEQMIGLKPIDNETLEERVSLAKLSSSQRLTLLNLIPSGSPVEYNGITSKFGYRIHPTLNREEFHRGTDLKAAMNTPIYATADGLVEWAGFHKSSGYGNLIILEHVYGFKSYFGHLNKIVIKSGQFVKKGQLIGYTGNSGMSNGPHLHYEIRFIHRVLNPYYFVKWTQQNYNEIFEKEKKVPWQSLITATSRITYQPILTQQLSQLEQR comes from the coding sequence GTGGATAGACATTTTACTGTTACCATTCATGACGAAAACGGTGTAAGACAGTTTAATCTTCATAAGTTTGTAAAAAAAGCACTTTATTATGCTGCTATATTTTTACTTACACTTGCGATGATCGCAGTTGGAACTATTTTATATTTGAACGATTCTGTTGACAGAATGCAGTTGAAAAAAGATAACATAGAAACAGCATATAATGATCTGCAAACACAAAACAGTAATTTGATGGAGAGTATGCAAAAAACACAGGTTTCTTTAGTCGCAAAAAAAGAGGAACTCGAAGAACTTTCCGATTCTTTGGCAGAGATTGAACAAATGATAGGGCTCAAACCTATTGATAACGAAACCTTAGAAGAGCGTGTAAGTTTGGCCAAACTAAGCTCATCACAGCGTCTAACTCTTTTAAATCTTATTCCTAGCGGTTCTCCTGTTGAATATAATGGTATTACTAGTAAATTCGGTTACAGAATCCATCCAACTTTAAACAGAGAAGAGTTTCATCGTGGAACTGATCTTAAAGCGGCAATGAACACACCTATTTATGCTACGGCTGACGGGCTGGTAGAATGGGCTGGATTTCATAAAAGCAGCGGCTATGGAAACCTGATAATTTTAGAACATGTGTACGGATTTAAATCTTACTTCGGACATTTAAATAAAATTGTGATAAAATCCGGGCAATTTGTAAAAAAAGGGCAGCTTATAGGATATACCGGTAACTCAGGGATGAGTAACGGACCGCATCTCCATTATGAGATCCGTTTTATTCACAGAGTTTTAAATCCATATTATTTTGTAAAATGGACACAGCAAAACTATAATGAAATTTTTGAAAAGGAGAAAAAGGTTCCATGGCAATCTTTAATAACAGCGACATCGAGAATAACGTATCAACCGATTCTAACACAACAATTATCACAACTGGAGCAAAGATAA
- a CDS encoding bifunctional folylpolyglutamate synthase/dihydrofolate synthase, whose product MLQQFLDSKPLYYTEIDYTRMPRAYESIKEKLTLPKIIHIIGTNGKGTTGRFLATALHRSGANVVHYTSPHILEFNERIWINGANISDETLEILHQELQTLLDPEFIKGLSYFEYTTFLAVLAARESDYLVLEAGLGGEYDATAVFPKVLTLVTPIDKDHEAFLGDTIESIATTKLNAVQNKAILAKQKHQTVYEVAEKLAEEKNVTIKKVADYITDEDKEKIALIAKENDLAEYLVDNLSLSIAALKELGVQYSEQSFVNGKLFGRLSPLAENILIDVGHNALAAESISKSLKNSKYTLVYNSYKDKDYKAILKLLKPIIEELLIIDVKDERIEKREKLESVLNDLEIPYKKFEKIESQKNYLIFGSFSVAEAFLKVYRG is encoded by the coding sequence GTGTTACAGCAGTTTTTAGATTCGAAGCCTCTGTATTATACAGAGATTGATTATACTCGTATGCCAAGAGCCTATGAGTCTATAAAAGAAAAGCTTACTTTACCGAAAATTATCCATATCATAGGAACTAACGGAAAAGGAACAACAGGGCGTTTTTTAGCAACAGCTTTACATAGAAGCGGGGCAAACGTTGTTCACTACACCTCACCTCATATTTTAGAGTTTAATGAACGTATTTGGATAAACGGTGCAAATATCTCTGATGAAACATTGGAGATCTTACATCAGGAGTTACAGACACTACTTGACCCGGAGTTCATTAAAGGTTTGAGTTACTTCGAATATACTACTTTTTTAGCGGTTTTAGCGGCAAGAGAGAGCGACTATCTAGTTTTGGAAGCAGGACTTGGCGGTGAATATGACGCTACGGCTGTTTTTCCAAAAGTTTTAACGCTTGTAACACCTATCGATAAAGATCACGAAGCTTTTTTAGGTGATACGATTGAAAGCATAGCAACAACAAAGCTAAATGCAGTACAAAACAAAGCAATCCTGGCAAAACAAAAACACCAAACAGTATATGAAGTTGCTGAAAAGTTGGCAGAAGAGAAAAATGTAACGATTAAAAAAGTTGCAGATTATATCACCGATGAAGACAAAGAGAAAATCGCTTTAATTGCAAAAGAGAATGATTTGGCAGAGTATCTTGTAGACAATCTTTCTTTGAGTATAGCTGCTTTAAAGGAATTAGGGGTACAATATAGCGAACAATCATTTGTAAACGGCAAGCTGTTTGGACGTTTGAGCCCGCTGGCAGAAAATATTTTAATTGATGTCGGTCACAATGCTTTAGCCGCAGAATCGATTTCTAAGAGTTTAAAAAATTCAAAATATACTTTAGTGTATAATAGTTACAAAGATAAAGACTATAAAGCTATTTTAAAACTTTTAAAGCCTATTATAGAAGAGTTGCTTATTATCGATGTTAAAGATGAGCGGATCGAAAAAAGAGAAAAATTAGAATCTGTTTTGAATGATTTAGAGATCCCTTATAAAAAATTTGAAAAGATAGAAAGTCAAAAAAATTACCTGATATTTGGTTCATTTAGTGTAGCGGAGGCATTTTTAAAGGTGTATCGTGGATAG
- a CDS encoding diguanylate cyclase has protein sequence MTIQTIINNAVKRLKEEGKLLTPDFYVEAFCKEATKANMNVEDCKHLNRYQEMLNKDLQKDLKNYRINTTHEFVRFLISKINRTNPTMCSDTLEAQTLLNKRVLQVIEVLHNKEASELARKTIDLLENAPKPDQIDSFRQRWVNFITTYDDTFLHKLKYFGDLDSKDLKKTIEGLKEIEYSIETNSCDLEKISQYIVASLVPSIASSVNEQIADLSDRIRSNASIINDSSIESEIKSAIALRIALDKKSVRDMVEALDGVLDKLSGRLIDMIEKSDNSNTEIQKIKHELESYNERTDKNFKLAHNKLFTIALALEKNTAVLSKDLKSHNEDVMLMTRKIKSLELELEEARKEAQEDFLTKIYNRRALDQFLDLKEGEYERYERNFSIVLFDLDHFKNINDSYGHEAGDAVLVAFGKILRKECRNVDIVGRFGGEEFIAILGDTDVNGGVVFANKVREHIKRAKFMYKGSRIEVTVSAGVAERNMHLSLKDLLAATDKLLYHAKANGRDRVEFK, from the coding sequence ATGACTATTCAAACGATTATCAATAATGCTGTCAAACGATTAAAAGAAGAAGGGAAACTTTTAACCCCAGATTTTTATGTAGAGGCTTTTTGTAAAGAAGCTACAAAAGCCAATATGAACGTTGAAGACTGTAAGCATCTAAATAGATATCAAGAGATGCTCAATAAAGATCTGCAAAAAGACCTAAAAAATTATCGTATCAATACGACACATGAATTTGTCCGTTTCCTTATCTCCAAAATCAATAGAACAAATCCAACGATGTGTTCAGATACATTAGAAGCACAGACCTTACTTAACAAAAGAGTATTACAGGTTATTGAAGTACTACATAATAAAGAAGCATCAGAGTTGGCAAGAAAGACTATAGACCTTCTTGAAAATGCACCAAAACCTGACCAGATTGATAGTTTTAGACAGAGATGGGTAAACTTTATAACTACATATGATGATACTTTTTTACATAAACTCAAATATTTTGGGGATTTAGATTCCAAAGACCTGAAAAAAACGATAGAGGGATTAAAAGAGATTGAATACAGTATTGAAACTAATAGTTGTGATTTAGAAAAAATATCTCAATATATAGTGGCTTCTTTAGTCCCTTCTATAGCCTCAAGTGTCAATGAACAGATAGCTGATTTAAGCGATAGAATACGTAGTAATGCTTCTATAATAAATGATAGTTCAATCGAATCAGAGATAAAATCTGCTATTGCACTAAGAATTGCACTCGATAAAAAAAGTGTCAGAGATATGGTTGAAGCACTTGACGGTGTATTAGACAAACTATCCGGACGTCTTATAGATATGATTGAAAAATCAGATAACTCAAATACAGAGATTCAAAAAATCAAGCATGAGTTAGAATCTTATAACGAAAGAACAGATAAAAATTTTAAACTTGCACATAATAAACTTTTTACAATCGCACTAGCATTGGAGAAAAATACTGCCGTTCTTAGTAAGGATTTAAAATCTCATAACGAAGATGTAATGTTAATGACACGTAAGATAAAAAGTCTTGAATTAGAATTGGAAGAGGCTAGAAAAGAAGCTCAGGAAGACTTTTTAACAAAAATATATAACAGACGTGCTTTAGACCAGTTTTTAGACTTAAAAGAGGGTGAATATGAGCGATATGAGAGAAACTTTTCTATTGTCCTTTTCGACCTTGATCACTTTAAGAACATAAATGACAGTTACGGGCATGAAGCTGGTGATGCCGTTTTAGTCGCATTTGGAAAAATACTTAGAAAAGAGTGTAGAAATGTTGATATTGTTGGAAGATTTGGTGGAGAAGAGTTTATTGCAATACTTGGAGACACGGATGTAAATGGAGGTGTTGTTTTTGCCAATAAAGTAAGAGAACACATCAAAAGGGCAAAATTTATGTATAAAGGCAGCCGTATCGAAGTAACTGTGAGTGCGGGTGTTGCTGAAAGAAATATGCACCTTTCGTTAAAAGATTTACTTGCTGCAACAGATAAATTGCTTTATCATGCAAAAGCAAACGGTAGAGATAGAGTGGAGTTTAAATAA
- the lptE gene encoding LPS assembly lipoprotein LptE — protein sequence MKKYLLYLSIFAFLVVGLNSCGYKPSSKFSRNVTGEKISTSVYISLVDPENTVIIKDAVDAAIVSIFHASLVDRSYSDTHLDIKMSAPSYVPIQYNSDGYVVGYRARVTLYITRTTKGERKVYSSQGSYDFSVEPNAIITDQERFNAIKSSASKAITSFIAKVSAEGSLKQ from the coding sequence ATGAAAAAGTATCTACTCTATTTGAGTATATTTGCATTTTTGGTTGTAGGCTTAAATAGTTGCGGATACAAACCTAGCTCAAAGTTTTCCCGTAATGTGACAGGTGAAAAAATAAGTACAAGTGTATATATCTCACTTGTAGATCCTGAAAATACGGTTATCATTAAAGATGCTGTAGATGCTGCTATTGTGTCAATATTTCATGCATCTCTAGTAGATCGAAGCTATTCTGATACACACTTGGATATTAAAATGTCGGCTCCTTCATATGTTCCAATTCAGTATAATAGTGATGGATATGTTGTTGGTTATCGTGCACGAGTAACACTCTATATAACAAGAACCACAAAAGGGGAAAGAAAAGTATATTCTTCTCAAGGTAGTTATGATTTTAGTGTAGAACCAAATGCTATTATTACAGATCAAGAAAGGTTTAATGCAATTAAGTCAAGTGCATCAAAAGCAATTACATCTTTCATTGCAAAAGTTTCCGCAGAGGGATCTTTGAAACAATAG